Sequence from the Candidatus Woesearchaeota archaeon genome:
CAGAGGATGGCAAATATTGAAGCCAAGCTTTCAGCAGGCGAAGGAAGAGCGAGAATGTGGTGAGAGCGCAAATGAAAAGAAGGAAATTCTTCTTTTCAAGAAACCGCTTTCTCATCTTCTCATTAATTGCGCTTGCTGTAATAATAGCAGACAGGATTCTTAAGGGAATAATAATGGAAATGCTTCCCTTTGAATCATTTCCGCTTATTGGTGAAATTGTTTACATAAATTTTGTGCAGAATACCGGCGGAGGATTTGGAATCCTAAAAGGAAGCTCAGCAGTAATTACATGGCTTTCTGTCATCCTCCTTGGAATGATACTGTATTTCTATGATTCCTTAAAGGAAAGGATGCGCACACTGGCATCCTCAGCCCTAATCTTCGGGGGTGTTTGCGGCAACCTCATAGACAGGTATTCATACGGGTTTGTGGCTGATTTCATTGACTTTCGTTTCTTCCCCGTGTTCAACCTGGCTGATTCAGCAATAACAATAGGTGCAATATTGCTTGCCTTTTTCATGCTGTTCCCTGAAAAAAGGCGGGGCAAGAATAATAAGAAGAATAAAAAGAAACGCTGAATCTATCTCCTGAATCTGTTTCTGAAGGAATTATGAAAAAATGAGCAATGTCCATAGAAATTAATGTTCTAGAAATATTAATTTTCTAGGAAATCTTTAAAATAAATTATTCAGAATGCCTCGAAATCCGCAAGGTCCTTTAGGTGCCCCTGCTTCTTGAGGAAGCTTACCTGGTTCTTCTTGTATTTGAATACAATATCGCCCTTTTTATCGCCGCCAAACTCCCACGGCTCTATTATCACTGTATCGCCTTCCCTTACCCAGAGCTTTCTCTTGAGCCTTCCGGGAATTCTGCACACCCTCATTTT
This genomic interval carries:
- the lspA gene encoding signal peptidase II; translation: MKRRKFFFSRNRFLIFSLIALAVIIADRILKGIIMEMLPFESFPLIGEIVYINFVQNTGGGFGILKGSSAVITWLSVILLGMILYFYDSLKERMRTLASSALIFGGVCGNLIDRYSYGFVADFIDFRFFPVFNLADSAITIGAILLAFFMLFPEKRRGKNNKKNKKKR
- the eif1A gene encoding translation initiation factor eIF-1A, which produces MPMFNRNQHSRGSFRPEEEEEIHHVKLPRGREVFGIVEQRLGASRIRVRCLDEKMRVCRIPGRLKRKLWVREGDTVIIEPWEFGGDKKGDIVFKYKKNQVSFLKKQGHLKDLADFEAF